The Rhodospirillaceae bacterium genomic sequence TAAAAATTCGGATCACCCATCTCGATGTGACCACGCGTCAAGCTCATAGCTTCAGGATGGAGGTACTCAGAGACAAGTTGATCAGCTTGCCGATAGGCGTGCACCCCAAGAATGACAGGGAACTGGCCTGATTCACTTGGTCGAAATACTTCGCAATCCAACGTAAATCCAGCACTAACGGGAATGCTAATATTTTTTTCGTGTATTACGCTGTATTGGCGGGTCGAGGTTTCCCAATCTATCGAGTACATGTTTTATGCCCACCTAATAATTATAAAAAAAAACGACAATTGCTAGGATTCTATGCCACCTACGTGTTCCGATGGTCGCCACGAATTATTGAGAAATCCTGAGTGCGAAAAATCCTATTGCTTAAGAAAGCCGAGAACTCTCTTGGCGAAATCTTCCGCCTCAACTATGGGTGCGAAATGCCCCCCTCTTTCGAGGGTTTCCCATTGCGCTGAATTAATTTTCTGCGCGAGTTCGGCCGAAAGATGCAGAGGCGTCAGCACATCGTCTCGAGCTGAGATTACTAACGTAGGACAGGTTATTTCCCCAATTCTGGCGCGCCTATCAAAGGCCCTGAGAGCCGCTAAACGTCTCTCCAAAATGTGTACGGGAATGTTTGGATTACTGAGCGCTTTAGACTCTCGAGAGGCAAGTGTCGCCTCATTCTCCGAAATCCAATACGAAGGCCATAAATATAGGTTTGATGCTTTGGTGTACGTCTCCAGCCCATTCACCCTCAACAGTTCCTGCCTAATCTCAAAACATCTTTGGAAATAGGCGTCATAGCCAGCCCACGTGGCACTTAGAGTTAAGGTTTTGACCCGGCTCGAAAAGTCCTGGGCGGCGATCTGCCCCATTGCCCCCCCCGTTGAGTGTCCAATGAAGTGACAGGCCTCAATGCCGAGGGCATCCAGCAACTGGATCGCGTCCAATGTCATCTTGTCTACAGTGTACTCAACATCAGATTTCGTACTTTTGCCACAACCGCGATGATCGAAGGTAGTGACTTGAAAGAATTCAGCAAAGTAAGGCTTTACCTTATCCCAAAAGTCAGCCGTCCCCCCTAGGCCCGAAGCAAACAATAACGGTTCACCCGTGCCAGCTTGCTCATAGTAAATTTCAGCATCACCGATGCTCGCATAAGGCATACTTTTTCTATCTTTTCAAAATTGGACTTGCAGATAAAAACTCAGTTAACTTGCTTCAGTACCAAGCGAGCGTTCAATCTCATATACATCTTCAGGCCTATCAAATGGATCCGGCGCCCCCTCTCCGTCTTGCACTTTTCGACCGATCTGTTCAAAAAAGTTTTCTAAGCCCCCCGGCGAGATAACCCACAACATGGTTAAGTCCTCGCCTTTATCTGCAAAAATTTCATGCTCCACATCAAGTCCTAGAAAACATGAAGTGCCGGACTGTAGCGGGTGCGTCTCACCATTGACGTAAACGCTTCCCTTTCCCCTAAAACAAATTTGCAACTCCACTTGCGCGGGATGTGAGTGCCGCCTCACGCGACCTCCATTAGCGATGGTTTGATATCCCATTGAAAAGCCTTGGTAGTGTATAGCTTCCATAGGCAGCATCGCCTCAGAAAAGCCATTAGCTGGCACGGGTTGCCAGTACTTAATTCCATCGCCAGGTTGAGTAACAACACCGTGGCCACGCGTGTCTCCCATAGGCGCGGTCATTCTATCGCCAGGTTGAGTTACAACAGCCTTCTGACCCGCATCTTCCTTAGGACTAGTCATAAGAATAATTCCAGCTCAATTTCTTTCAATTTGGATAGTGCAGGGATTAAGCAAGCGCACCCAATATATTGGCAAAGTTCGGCAGGCGAGTTGCAGCACTTGAAGACTGTACGGATTATCAAAAACACGGAGAATGACGTGGTCTTTTTTAGTGAAATATCATGCTGGCTTGCATAACTTGGACGCAGAAATATGAACCACATTCGCAGGGTCGTAACAGGGCACGACGACAATAATCAATCCGTCGTCATTTCTGACGGCACACCACCACGAAGTCTACAGCGACCATCAGGACTAACTACGACTTTGCTCTGGTCAAGCACAGAGATGCCTATTGCTGCCAGCGATGACGATAAAGACATGGGCGATTTAGATTACGGCATCCCACCTTCACCGTCGGGGACTATCTTTCGGATTTTAGAGTTTCCACCAGAAAATTTGAACCCAAGCCCTTCATATGATTATCTGAAAGAAGATGGTGCGCACTCCCAGGCAGAAAAGCCTCATCCAGGAATGCATGAAACAGAAACGGTGGACTATGCCGTTGTTATTAGTGGCCGGATAACTTTGATTTTGGATGCGGAAGAAGTCGATCTAAAGGCAGGAGATGTTGTGATACAACGTCTAACCAATCATGCTTGGTCCAATCGCGGCACAGAATCTTGCAGAATAGCCTTTGTTCTTGTTGATGCGCAGCCCAGATCAGGTAAATAGGATTCAGTTGAAAGAACCATATGATGTGCAACAATTGGAACACGTTACAATCATACTATACTAGACAATCCATTAGGGTCTATCATGGACAACGATCTTCCGGTCCGGTCTGTTTCCAGGGCCATTGAATTATTACAGTACATAAATCGCGAAGATGGCCCCACCCTACTCCAACTTCAACATCTCTCAGGCCTACCTTACCCGACAGTTGGTAGGCTCGTAAAAAGTTTGGCCTTGATAGGTCTGGTGGAAGCAACCCCCAGCACCAAGCGATACTACCCAACTGGTTTGGTGCTCACGCTATCTTCTGGCTTCCAAGAGGATGACCAA encodes the following:
- a CDS encoding cupin domain-containing protein — encoded protein: MTSPKEDAGQKAVVTQPGDRMTAPMGDTRGHGVVTQPGDGIKYWQPVPANGFSEAMLPMEAIHYQGFSMGYQTIANGGRVRRHSHPAQVELQICFRGKGSVYVNGETHPLQSGTSCFLGLDVEHEIFADKGEDLTMLWVISPGGLENFFEQIGRKVQDGEGAPDPFDRPEDVYEIERSLGTEAS
- a CDS encoding cupin domain-containing protein, with translation MPIAASDDDKDMGDLDYGIPPSPSGTIFRILEFPPENLNPSPSYDYLKEDGAHSQAEKPHPGMHETETVDYAVVISGRITLILDAEEVDLKAGDVVIQRLTNHAWSNRGTESCRIAFVLVDAQPRSGK
- a CDS encoding alpha/beta fold hydrolase, yielding MPYASIGDAEIYYEQAGTGEPLLFASGLGGTADFWDKVKPYFAEFFQVTTFDHRGCGKSTKSDVEYTVDKMTLDAIQLLDALGIEACHFIGHSTGGAMGQIAAQDFSSRVKTLTLSATWAGYDAYFQRCFEIRQELLRVNGLETYTKASNLYLWPSYWISENEATLASRESKALSNPNIPVHILERRLAALRAFDRRARIGEITCPTLVISARDDVLTPLHLSAELAQKINSAQWETLERGGHFAPIVEAEDFAKRVLGFLKQ